A genome region from Ammoniphilus oxalaticus includes the following:
- a CDS encoding S66 peptidase family protein: MRLVKPKALSLGDTIGVIAPASPVLDKVARTALTALQDFGFNLKLGDTVSAQYGYLAGSDQLRANDINRMFADPEVKAIFCMRGGYGTPRILEAIDYDLIRRCPKVFVGYSDITALHLAILKYAGLVTFHGPMIAELANEPAPMTWPTLFQHVMDPCPWGRYVEPKDMLQCVMTPGMATGPLVGGNLSLICATLGTPYEIETTGRILFLEDVGEEPYAIDRMLSQLKLAGKLQVSAGIVLADFDPAPSPPKKKSLTLEQVFADILKPLGIPCYYGLKAGHCDPNLTMPIGVETRLNAAEGWIEFLEGGVV; this comes from the coding sequence ATGCGCTTGGTTAAACCGAAGGCGTTATCGTTAGGCGACACGATTGGCGTGATTGCGCCTGCGAGTCCCGTTTTGGATAAGGTTGCGAGAACGGCGCTCACTGCGCTTCAGGATTTCGGGTTTAATCTGAAACTAGGCGACACGGTGAGCGCCCAATACGGTTACTTAGCGGGATCGGATCAGCTGCGGGCCAACGATATCAATCGAATGTTTGCTGATCCAGAGGTAAAAGCGATCTTTTGTATGCGTGGGGGTTATGGAACGCCTCGAATTTTGGAAGCGATTGATTATGATCTCATTCGGCGTTGTCCCAAAGTGTTTGTCGGGTATAGTGATATTACAGCGTTACACCTCGCTATCTTGAAATATGCGGGGCTTGTCACGTTTCACGGACCGATGATCGCGGAATTGGCGAATGAGCCTGCCCCGATGACATGGCCGACTTTATTCCAACATGTGATGGATCCTTGTCCATGGGGCCGTTATGTTGAGCCGAAAGATATGTTGCAATGCGTCATGACCCCAGGGATGGCAACAGGACCGTTAGTTGGAGGGAATTTAAGCTTGATTTGCGCTACGTTAGGCACTCCCTACGAGATCGAGACGACAGGTCGGATTTTATTTCTCGAAGATGTAGGCGAGGAACCTTATGCAATCGATCGGATGTTGAGTCAATTGAAACTTGCGGGGAAGTTGCAAGTTTCAGCTGGAATCGTTCTAGCTGACTTTGATCCTGCCCCATCGCCGCCCAAAAAGAAAAGTCTTACGCTTGAGCAAGTGTTTGCGGATATTTTAAAACCGTTAGGAATCCCTTGCTATTATGGACTGAAGGCGGGGCATTGCGACCCCAATTTAACGATGCCCATTGGCGTTGAAACAAGACTGAATGCTGCTGAAGGCTGGATTGAATTCCTTGAAGGCGGAGTAGTCTAA
- a CDS encoding leucyl aminopeptidase, whose amino-acid sequence MEVKTTTETISELAADCLVLTMYEGQQSAKGSLKEVDEALQNRLSELIASGEVKGKFGEMTLLYNWGQIPAKRTLVVGVGNEQKFTLDKLRDALGIAARFVRDKGISRFTFSVSEQLGEPTKVVRAAIEGVELGAYRFAGYKQATQSKDTFEEMTLVIDAALDQESIQKAIKRAKAAAEATKLARDLVNEPSNLLTPAALARRAEEVALRRNLEVNVLHKQEIEQMGMGALLAVGKAGANEPKMIVMKYHGNPASKEVIGLVGKGITFDTGGIQVKPDEGMEEMKTDMGGAAAVIAAMDGIGALQPQTNVIAVVPACENMVAGNNVKPSDVIPSFSGKTIEVIHTDAEGRLILADGVAYAKHLGATKLVDVATLTGSVISALGYAATGLITNQATWADQVKQAAQVTGEKVWELPNFEEYQEYLESEIADLKNDAGRPAGCIQGGIFIGAFAEDTPWVHLDIAGTVTTKKDQGHHPAGATGVMTRALLELIAPSDSI is encoded by the coding sequence ATGGAAGTGAAGACAACGACAGAAACCATTTCAGAACTTGCCGCGGATTGTCTTGTCCTGACAATGTACGAAGGGCAACAAAGCGCAAAAGGATCTTTGAAAGAAGTAGACGAGGCTCTTCAAAACCGCCTTTCCGAATTAATCGCGTCTGGAGAAGTGAAAGGAAAATTTGGGGAAATGACGCTGTTGTACAACTGGGGTCAAATTCCCGCGAAACGTACGCTGGTTGTGGGGGTTGGCAACGAGCAAAAATTTACGCTAGATAAGCTGCGTGATGCGCTCGGTATTGCTGCCCGTTTTGTTCGGGATAAAGGAATCAGCCGCTTCACTTTTAGTGTTTCTGAGCAGTTAGGAGAACCGACGAAGGTGGTCCGCGCGGCGATTGAAGGGGTTGAACTTGGCGCCTACCGATTTGCGGGATACAAGCAAGCGACGCAATCAAAGGATACATTTGAAGAGATGACGCTTGTGATTGATGCCGCGTTGGATCAGGAGTCGATTCAGAAAGCGATCAAACGAGCGAAAGCCGCAGCAGAGGCGACCAAGCTTGCTCGAGATCTCGTTAATGAGCCGAGTAATCTATTGACGCCTGCCGCATTAGCTAGAAGGGCTGAAGAAGTAGCGTTACGAAGAAATCTAGAAGTTAATGTGTTACATAAACAGGAAATCGAACAGATGGGAATGGGCGCGCTTTTGGCCGTCGGAAAGGCGGGGGCTAATGAGCCAAAAATGATCGTGATGAAGTATCACGGGAATCCAGCGAGCAAGGAAGTGATTGGTCTCGTTGGAAAGGGAATTACCTTTGATACAGGCGGGATCCAGGTGAAGCCTGATGAAGGCATGGAAGAAATGAAAACCGATATGGGTGGAGCGGCAGCGGTCATCGCCGCCATGGACGGAATCGGGGCCTTGCAACCGCAAACGAACGTGATCGCTGTTGTGCCCGCTTGCGAAAATATGGTTGCTGGCAATAACGTTAAACCATCCGATGTGATACCCTCCTTTTCGGGAAAGACGATCGAAGTCATCCACACAGACGCAGAGGGGAGATTGATCTTGGCTGATGGCGTTGCCTATGCGAAACATCTCGGGGCAACGAAGTTAGTCGATGTCGCGACGTTAACGGGATCGGTGATTTCCGCATTGGGCTATGCGGCGACCGGGTTAATTACGAATCAAGCGACGTGGGCGGATCAGGTGAAGCAAGCGGCTCAAGTAACGGGAGAAAAAGTGTGGGAACTTCCGAACTTTGAAGAATATCAAGAATACCTTGAAAGTGAGATTGCGGATCTGAAAAATGACGCGGGTCGTCCAGCCGGATGTATCCAAGGCGGTATTTTTATTGGCGCCTTTGCTGAAGATACGCCATGGGTTCATTTGGATATAGCGGGTACCGTGACCACGAAAAAAGATCAGGGACATCATCCGGCTGGAGCGACTGGTGTGATGACGCGAGCCTTGCTTGAATTGATTGCCCCGAGCGACTCTATTTAA
- the ytzI gene encoding YtzI protein, translating into MTLGVIMAISIGMCIGMIGLSLAYLKGGYSYKQTVDELPKQDIQE; encoded by the coding sequence GTGACATTGGGTGTTATTATGGCGATTAGTATTGGAATGTGTATTGGAATGATCGGTTTATCGCTAGCCTATTTAAAAGGAGGCTATTCGTACAAACAAACCGTGGATGAACTTCCCAAACAAGACATACAAGAATAG
- the glpK gene encoding glycerol kinase GlpK has product MGRKYVLALDQGTTSSRAILFDHAGKIVGSAQKEFIQYYPQPGWVEHDPVEIWATQWEALQTVLADHQVSAEQIAAIGITNQRETTVVWDRQTGQPIYNAIVWQSRQTADICHDLKKKGYDPLIREKTGLLIDAYFSGTKAQWILDQVAGARERAERGELLFGTVDTWLIWKLTDGKKHVTDYSNASRTLLFNIHTLEWDEELLALMSIPRSMLPVVKSSSEIYGNVSSTWLTGDIPIAGIAGDQQAALFGQACFEKGMAKNTYGTGCFMLMNTGAQAVRSQHGLLTTIAWGIDGQIEYALEGSIFVAGAAVQWLRDGLKIIKQAADSEDHCLAIPDNEGVYFVPAFVGLGAPYWDMDARGAIFGLTRGVTQAHITRAAVESLAYQTRDVLEAMEADSGIQLQRLAVDGGAAANDFLMQFQADLLNTLVERPAVQETTALGAAYLAGLAVGFWESKQEIVGNKEIEQRFQPAMDRLVRERLYAGWKQAVASTLSFKH; this is encoded by the coding sequence GTGGGGAGAAAGTATGTGCTTGCGCTTGATCAAGGAACGACTAGTTCGCGGGCGATTTTATTCGATCATGCGGGAAAAATAGTGGGTTCGGCTCAAAAGGAATTTATACAGTATTATCCGCAACCCGGTTGGGTTGAACATGACCCTGTAGAAATTTGGGCGACGCAGTGGGAAGCGCTGCAAACGGTGTTGGCTGACCACCAGGTGTCTGCTGAGCAAATCGCCGCGATTGGCATTACGAATCAACGGGAGACAACGGTTGTGTGGGATCGTCAAACGGGTCAGCCTATTTACAATGCGATCGTTTGGCAAAGTAGACAAACAGCCGATATTTGTCATGATTTAAAGAAAAAAGGGTATGATCCGCTCATTCGCGAAAAGACGGGATTATTGATCGACGCTTATTTTTCAGGCACAAAAGCGCAGTGGATCCTTGATCAAGTGGCAGGGGCCCGAGAACGGGCGGAACGCGGTGAGCTTTTGTTTGGGACGGTAGACACGTGGTTGATTTGGAAGCTAACGGATGGAAAGAAACATGTCACTGACTACTCCAATGCCTCGCGGACGTTGCTGTTTAATATTCATACGTTGGAATGGGATGAGGAATTACTAGCGTTGATGTCGATTCCCCGTTCCATGCTGCCAGTTGTGAAGTCATCCAGCGAAATCTACGGAAACGTTTCTTCAACATGGTTGACAGGGGATATTCCAATCGCGGGGATTGCCGGTGACCAGCAGGCTGCTTTATTTGGTCAGGCCTGTTTTGAGAAGGGGATGGCCAAGAACACGTATGGAACCGGTTGTTTTATGCTGATGAACACCGGGGCTCAGGCTGTGCGCTCTCAACATGGTTTGCTGACAACGATCGCTTGGGGAATCGATGGTCAAATTGAATATGCGTTAGAGGGCAGTATTTTTGTGGCCGGGGCTGCTGTGCAATGGTTGCGAGACGGGTTGAAGATTATTAAACAAGCGGCGGATTCAGAGGATCATTGTCTGGCCATTCCAGATAATGAAGGGGTCTATTTTGTGCCCGCCTTTGTTGGGCTCGGCGCGCCTTACTGGGATATGGACGCGAGAGGGGCGATCTTTGGTCTGACTCGCGGCGTGACACAAGCGCATATCACGCGAGCCGCTGTCGAGTCGCTCGCCTATCAAACGAGAGATGTGTTAGAGGCGATGGAGGCAGACAGCGGGATTCAATTGCAACGGTTAGCGGTTGACGGCGGCGCCGCGGCGAATGACTTTTTGATGCAATTTCAGGCAGATCTATTAAATACGTTAGTCGAGCGGCCCGCTGTTCAGGAAACGACCGCGCTTGGAGCGGCTTATCTGGCCGGTTTAGCGGTTGGGTTTTGGGAAAGCAAACAGGAAATTGTAGGGAATAAGGAGATCGAGCAGCGCTTTCAGCCAGCCATGGACAGGCTTGTCCGTGAACGGCTTTATGCGGGTTGGAAGCAGGCGGTGGCGTCTACTTTGAGTTTTAAGCATTAG
- a CDS encoding amidohydrolase, giving the protein MKTILSNGTIFASAHFQAVEALYIENGRIAAFGSKSEIMLQFCRPDVTVIDLAGAFVYPGFVDNHLHLPGHGMRLSMLDLSVASSKAEMFTLLKKQVQQTPPGEWVLGLNWDENQFPCQSIPNIQELDTLSDNHPIFLTRTCTHAYLANTNAFQRAGIRVGQNDPPNGSFGRDTAGRFNGLLYEQAAKPFYEAQPTPDYEAQKTFTQKAIQHALQLGLTAAHTEDLRYLGRMDALLRIYRELREEGHLFRTNHLIYHPHLPELDDLQLKAGDGDEWLRIGAVKIFADGAIGGRTALLSSPYHDSPQTSGIAMHTQAEFDHLTQQARKRKIPIAVHAIGDGGIEIALRSMERFPAQKASSYRDRLIHVQVIRPEQIERLKQLHVAVDIQPRFVASDFPWVIDRVGPERTDFLYPWKTLIDAGIICGGGSDAPIEPLDPLLGIHAAITRRKPKESHAGYLVQQKLNRLEAIRLFTLGGAQTATEEQERGSIEIGKYGDLTVLDRNLFTVDVDKILDAQTKLTIVNGRIAYRNGL; this is encoded by the coding sequence ATGAAAACAATTTTAAGCAACGGAACCATCTTTGCATCTGCTCATTTTCAAGCTGTGGAAGCTCTCTATATTGAAAATGGAAGAATAGCCGCTTTCGGTTCCAAGTCTGAGATCATGCTCCAATTTTGCCGACCCGATGTAACAGTGATCGACTTAGCGGGAGCTTTTGTGTACCCAGGCTTCGTAGATAACCACCTTCACTTGCCTGGACATGGGATGAGACTCTCCATGTTAGATTTGTCTGTCGCTTCTTCAAAAGCCGAGATGTTCACGCTTTTGAAAAAGCAAGTCCAGCAAACGCCGCCAGGGGAATGGGTACTCGGATTAAACTGGGATGAAAATCAATTTCCATGTCAGTCGATCCCAAACATCCAGGAACTAGACACCCTCTCAGATAATCATCCGATTTTTTTAACCCGAACATGCACCCACGCTTACCTTGCCAATACGAACGCTTTCCAACGAGCTGGAATTAGGGTCGGGCAAAATGATCCTCCAAATGGTTCATTTGGTCGGGACACAGCAGGGAGGTTCAATGGGCTCCTCTATGAACAAGCGGCTAAACCTTTTTATGAGGCGCAACCTACACCAGATTACGAGGCCCAAAAAACCTTTACGCAAAAAGCGATCCAACACGCCCTTCAACTCGGTTTAACCGCCGCGCACACGGAAGATTTACGTTACTTAGGAAGGATGGATGCGTTGCTGCGTATATACAGAGAACTGCGCGAGGAGGGGCATCTTTTTCGAACGAACCATCTCATCTACCACCCGCATTTACCTGAATTAGATGATCTGCAATTAAAAGCGGGTGACGGGGACGAGTGGCTGCGAATCGGGGCGGTAAAGATATTTGCCGACGGAGCGATTGGCGGGAGAACTGCATTGTTAAGCTCCCCATACCATGACTCTCCGCAAACGAGCGGAATCGCGATGCATACCCAAGCAGAGTTCGACCACCTTACCCAACAGGCTCGCAAACGGAAAATCCCGATTGCGGTCCATGCCATTGGCGATGGCGGGATCGAAATTGCCTTGCGCTCAATGGAGCGTTTCCCTGCTCAAAAAGCGTCATCCTATCGCGATCGATTGATTCACGTCCAAGTCATTCGACCCGAACAGATCGAACGATTAAAACAGCTCCATGTCGCGGTCGATATCCAACCTCGATTTGTCGCTAGTGATTTTCCTTGGGTAATAGACCGTGTCGGTCCTGAACGGACAGACTTCCTTTATCCGTGGAAAACATTGATCGACGCGGGAATTATTTGCGGAGGCGGCAGCGACGCGCCGATCGAACCGCTTGATCCTTTATTAGGAATTCACGCCGCCATCACCCGTCGCAAACCGAAAGAATCCCACGCAGGCTATCTTGTTCAGCAAAAACTAAATCGCCTCGAAGCTATTCGCTTGTTCACGCTGGGCGGCGCCCAGACGGCAACGGAAGAACAGGAACGCGGCAGCATCGAAATTGGAAAATACGGTGACCTAACCGTATTAGACCGCAACCTATTTACCGTAGACGTTGATAAAATTCTTGACGCGCAAACAAAGCTAACAATCGTTAACGGAAGAATAGCTTACCGTAATGGGTTATAA
- a CDS encoding phage holin family protein has product MKWFVRFLISGVSLWAAAWLLDSIHLSGFGAALVAAFILGLVNMTIKPLLVIFTLPVTILSFGLFLLVINAFTYWFTSLLVPGFEIYSMWGAFWGAIITTIVSSILNGMIKD; this is encoded by the coding sequence ATGAAATGGTTCGTAAGGTTTCTTATAAGTGGAGTTTCACTGTGGGCAGCGGCGTGGTTGTTAGATAGTATTCATCTGAGCGGGTTTGGCGCCGCTTTGGTAGCCGCTTTTATTTTGGGTCTAGTGAATATGACGATTAAACCGTTGTTAGTTATTTTTACGTTACCTGTCACAATTTTAAGTTTTGGCTTATTTTTACTCGTGATTAACGCTTTTACGTATTGGTTTACATCGCTTCTTGTGCCTGGTTTCGAGATCTACAGTATGTGGGGGGCATTTTGGGGCGCAATTATCACGACGATTGTGAGCAGTATTCTAAACGGAATGATTAAAGATTAA
- a CDS encoding MBL fold metallo-hydrolase, with protein MSEKTVGIHQVTLPLPFRLDHVHCYLAQGNNGWTIIDSGLHTEETEQAWKRVFREYKIDPRRDVERIVLTHFHPDHFGFAGTLQEWTGAAVHMSKQGKAQALSTWTEQRYKENRRFYRVNGLPEHLNQEMAKNDQMFFSLTRPFPQDIQVIEQTAVPIGDHLYEAISTPGHAEGHLCFYQPERKILFGGDLLLKKITPNVSYLGKGDDNPLASFLVSMEEVKKREIEVTLPGHGPIFHDTHDRIEQLIDHHQQRLRELFNLIDQELDAYQICQKLFRRELSIHEIRFALGETIAHLRYLQEASQLTKRVDANGTILYMR; from the coding sequence ATGTCAGAAAAAACAGTTGGAATTCATCAGGTTACACTGCCTTTGCCGTTCCGTTTGGACCATGTCCATTGCTATCTGGCGCAGGGAAACAATGGATGGACCATCATCGATAGCGGGTTACATACAGAAGAAACGGAGCAGGCTTGGAAGCGGGTATTCCGAGAATATAAAATTGACCCGAGGCGAGACGTTGAACGGATTGTTCTGACCCACTTTCACCCGGACCATTTTGGGTTTGCGGGAACATTGCAGGAATGGACAGGCGCAGCGGTACATATGAGTAAGCAAGGGAAAGCGCAGGCTTTGTCGACATGGACGGAACAACGTTATAAAGAAAACCGACGCTTTTATAGAGTGAATGGCCTGCCCGAACATCTAAATCAAGAGATGGCGAAAAATGATCAAATGTTTTTTTCGCTTACGCGGCCCTTCCCTCAAGATATTCAAGTCATTGAACAAACCGCTGTCCCGATAGGGGATCATTTGTATGAAGCGATTTCAACACCTGGGCATGCGGAAGGCCATCTTTGTTTCTATCAACCTGAGAGAAAAATATTGTTTGGCGGCGATCTATTATTAAAGAAGATTACGCCTAATGTATCTTATCTTGGAAAGGGAGACGACAATCCGTTAGCTTCTTTTTTAGTGTCAATGGAAGAAGTGAAGAAGAGGGAGATTGAGGTGACGCTACCAGGTCATGGACCTATTTTCCATGATACGCATGATCGAATCGAACAATTGATAGACCATCATCAGCAACGATTACGCGAGTTGTTCAACTTGATTGATCAGGAGTTGGATGCTTATCAAATTTGTCAAAAGTTGTTTCGGCGGGAGTTGTCTATCCATGAAATTCGTTTTGCGCTAGGCGAGACGATCGCCCATCTTCGCTACTTACAAGAAGCGAGTCAACTAACAAAAAGGGTGGATGCGAACGGAACAATTTTATATATGAGGTGA
- a CDS encoding peptidase, protein MKKMQEKIQRWIKGNRQSSIDFLGELVQAQSTQGDEEQAQKIVERKLRSLGFDVDVWEPAGDELLDHDYFYSPRTDFSGSPNVVGLMRGAGGGRSIILNGHIDVVPEGDHKQWKDHPYSGKIEDGKMYGRGVTDMKGGNLSLLLAMQAIKECGIKLKGDVIFQSVVEEESGGAGTLAAILRGYKADAALIPEPTNMRIFPKQQGSMWFRVHVKGRSAHGGTRYEGVSAIEKSLLVIEQIRQLETERNERITDPLYERTPIPIPINVGVIEGGNWPSSVPDEVKIEGRMGVAPDETMEHAKQDLQRALDKLSETDAWFIEHPPALEWFGGRWVPGTIDLEHELMNTLVEQFRSARGSEPIIEASPWGTDGGLLSNVGDTPTIVFGPGVTDVAHHADEYIVLDEVFACAEIVAFTLLRWCGVVENGG, encoded by the coding sequence ATGAAAAAAATGCAAGAGAAGATCCAACGGTGGATTAAAGGCAATCGGCAATCGAGTATTGATTTTTTAGGCGAGTTAGTACAGGCGCAGAGCACGCAAGGGGATGAAGAGCAGGCCCAAAAAATAGTAGAACGCAAATTGCGTTCGTTAGGGTTTGATGTGGATGTTTGGGAACCTGCTGGAGACGAGTTGTTAGACCATGACTACTTTTATTCGCCGCGAACTGATTTTTCGGGTAGTCCGAATGTAGTCGGTTTGATGCGGGGGGCGGGAGGCGGTCGATCGATTATTTTAAACGGTCACATTGATGTCGTTCCTGAAGGGGACCACAAGCAATGGAAAGACCATCCCTATAGCGGAAAAATAGAAGACGGGAAGATGTATGGTCGCGGGGTTACAGATATGAAAGGCGGCAATCTTTCCTTACTGCTTGCGATGCAGGCAATCAAAGAATGCGGGATCAAGTTGAAAGGTGATGTCATTTTTCAAAGTGTTGTTGAAGAAGAAAGTGGAGGCGCGGGCACGTTAGCGGCAATTTTGAGGGGATATAAAGCAGATGCCGCTCTCATTCCAGAACCGACAAATATGCGGATTTTCCCTAAACAACAAGGCTCCATGTGGTTTCGGGTCCATGTGAAAGGGCGCTCAGCGCACGGGGGCACGCGCTATGAAGGGGTTAGCGCAATTGAAAAAAGCCTGCTTGTTATCGAACAAATTCGGCAATTGGAGACCGAACGCAATGAACGCATTACCGACCCGCTGTATGAGCGAACACCTATTCCAATTCCGATTAATGTCGGGGTGATAGAAGGCGGTAACTGGCCTTCCTCGGTTCCGGATGAAGTGAAGATTGAGGGGCGAATGGGCGTTGCGCCAGATGAAACAATGGAACATGCTAAACAAGATTTACAGCGCGCACTCGACAAATTGAGTGAAACGGATGCATGGTTTATCGAGCATCCACCTGCTCTGGAGTGGTTTGGCGGTCGCTGGGTTCCTGGAACGATTGATCTTGAACACGAACTTATGAATACATTAGTCGAACAATTCCGATCTGCGCGCGGGAGTGAGCCCATCATTGAAGCTTCTCCATGGGGGACGGATGGCGGATTACTAAGCAATGTTGGCGATACGCCAACGATCGTGTTTGGTCCGGGTGTAACGGATGTCGCTCACCATGCGGATGAGTATATTGTTTTGGATGAAGTGTTTGCTTGCGCGGAAATCGTTGCGTTTACGTTGCTGAGGTGGTGTGGCGTTGTGGAAAACGGAGGATAG
- a CDS encoding sporulation protein YjcZ translates to MSLWNGGLFEDDGFLIILVLFILLVIIFAGFN, encoded by the coding sequence ATGAGCTTATGGAATGGCGGTTTATTTGAAGACGATGGTTTTCTGATTATCCTTGTCCTGTTCATCCTTCTTGTCATTATCTTCGCAGGATTTAATTAA
- a CDS encoding YtxH domain-containing protein, with product MKNENHNKNLLLGTVIGGVAGIATSVLVYRNKDTVIEKCAEVKGKAGDTIEQLKEQTAVWESNLKNRTIGFTNQLKQAVKEVAASKKNQDDEGAQEAMDNLSLAIDKFVEAIDRNKN from the coding sequence ATGAAGAATGAAAATCATAACAAAAACCTGTTATTGGGAACCGTAATCGGAGGAGTAGCTGGTATTGCTACATCTGTGCTTGTGTATAGGAACAAAGATACTGTTATCGAAAAGTGCGCGGAAGTGAAGGGAAAAGCTGGTGATACGATTGAACAGTTAAAGGAACAAACAGCAGTGTGGGAATCCAATCTAAAGAACCGTACGATTGGATTTACCAACCAGTTAAAGCAAGCAGTCAAAGAAGTTGCCGCCTCAAAGAAAAACCAAGACGATGAAGGCGCGCAAGAGGCGATGGATAACTTAAGTCTAGCGATTGATAAGTTTGTTGAGGCAATAGACAGAAATAAAAATTAA
- a CDS encoding aspartyl-phosphate phosphatase Spo0E family protein → MAKLRHIEQVRGELHVLASGRGYPDGEVLKKSQELDRLIVEYMKNQAVCGRD, encoded by the coding sequence ATGGCTAAGCTGCGGCACATTGAACAAGTTCGGGGAGAACTTCACGTACTCGCTTCTGGAAGAGGATATCCAGACGGGGAAGTGCTGAAAAAATCGCAAGAACTGGATAGGCTCATCGTTGAGTACATGAAAAATCAGGCGGTTTGTGGGAGAGATTGA
- a CDS encoding general stress protein, which produces MEIPVAIVENGVEAVEEIRKLESEGYSLQDIYILAHSERRTNTLTDAIETNSIGILEQGIFNQIANIFRSREDELCSQMESMGIPKEIEKHLLKELNQGRLLIIAQPSEPDDPYHFYPLM; this is translated from the coding sequence ATGGAAATTCCAGTAGCTATTGTAGAAAACGGAGTAGAAGCAGTAGAGGAAATAAGAAAATTGGAAAGTGAAGGATATTCCCTTCAGGATATTTATATCTTAGCTCATAGTGAAAGACGGACAAACACGTTAACAGATGCGATAGAAACGAACTCAATTGGTATTCTGGAACAAGGTATATTTAACCAAATTGCCAATATCTTTCGTTCAAGAGAAGATGAACTTTGTTCTCAAATGGAATCTATGGGGATTCCTAAAGAAATAGAGAAGCATCTACTAAAAGAGTTAAATCAAGGTCGGTTACTCATCATTGCGCAACCGAGTGAACCAGATGATCCGTATCATTTTTACCCCCTAATGTAA
- a CDS encoding STAS domain-containing protein, producing MKHVEKFEIHQEETAMEHRVYLKGELDISKAEQFRSLVDRLADDASKTLTINLKDLHYIDSTGIGIFVHILKKRDQLNAALSVEDTSPKIKRIFDITGISKFLFSTRDMNNNERTDA from the coding sequence ATGAAACATGTTGAAAAATTTGAAATTCATCAAGAGGAAACTGCGATGGAACACAGGGTATACTTAAAGGGGGAACTTGATATATCAAAAGCCGAACAATTTCGATCACTAGTAGATCGGCTTGCCGATGATGCTAGCAAGACTCTTACGATCAATTTGAAAGACCTACACTACATTGATAGTACAGGGATTGGAATTTTCGTCCATATCTTGAAAAAGCGCGATCAATTAAATGCTGCCTTGTCAGTAGAGGATACTTCCCCCAAAATTAAACGGATTTTTGACATAACAGGGATTTCAAAGTTCCTTTTTTCTACGCGCGACATGAACAACAACGAAAGGACTGACGCATAA
- the rsbW gene encoding anti-sigma B factor RsbW, translating to MKQQNKSVHLTIPAEADFVDVVRLSLYGIATKMGFSYEDIEDMKVAVSEACNNAVIHAYDKGNSGQIDVHFEEQKDGLRITIKDFGSSFNYEKVSNEAESLHDKELSEVTVGGLGIFMMQALMDDVQVNNETGTEVILIKLLNGTEGDKLYGFEETKGTV from the coding sequence ATGAAGCAGCAAAATAAATCAGTCCACTTAACCATTCCTGCTGAAGCTGATTTTGTAGATGTTGTACGTCTATCTTTATATGGAATCGCCACAAAAATGGGTTTTTCCTATGAGGATATCGAGGATATGAAAGTAGCTGTTTCCGAGGCATGCAATAATGCCGTTATTCATGCTTATGATAAGGGTAACTCAGGCCAAATTGACGTTCATTTTGAGGAGCAAAAAGATGGCCTACGGATCACAATAAAAGATTTTGGAAGCAGCTTCAACTATGAAAAAGTCTCAAATGAAGCGGAATCGCTTCATGATAAAGAGCTGAGTGAAGTGACTGTAGGCGGTTTAGGTATCTTCATGATGCAGGCTCTTATGGATGACGTTCAAGTAAACAATGAAACGGGTACAGAAGTGATCTTGATAAAGTTGCTTAACGGAACTGAAGGAGACAAACTTTATGGATTCGAAGAGACAAAAGGGACAGTTTAA